The sequence below is a genomic window from Actinokineospora baliensis.
CTTGTCTGATCCGATCGCGCGATCAATGAGCGCAGTCATTCGCGCGCGGAAGAGATCTCGGTACTCGGTGGACTTCTCGGCGGCGGCGGTGAACAGGAAGCGCCGGGGCCGGATACCGCGCTTGGGCCAACCAAAATGGATGACAGCGGCGTACAGCGCCGAACGGCCGCGCCCGGCCCGGACGATCGCGGCCTTCTGGTTGGTACTGGGGGCGACGCTGGCGGACAGCGCTCCAGAGCGGCGGGGGGCGTCGGAGCGCGCCGCCGGGACGACCACCGCGGCGGTGTCCTTGTGGACTGCCTTCAGTTCCTTGGTGATCGTGCTGTCCCGCAGGCGCCGGAACGCGGCGATCAACTGCTTGTGGCCCTGTACCCCGACCTGGAACCTCAGCGGCGGCGGCATGGGTCGCTCAGTCCAGGTCGAGACCCGGTGTCGTGGGGTCATCCCCGGATGGCTCGACGTAGGTCATCGTGAGCGCGTCGGTCCCGGCGGTGAGCGGGTGCAGCACCACGAAGGGCAAGGACATGGTCGTCAGTTCGTCCAGGCTGGCTTCCGGGCTCTCGCCGCTGAACTGGATCGCGTTAGCACGCAACTCCAAGCGGGAGACGGTGCCGTCAGCCGCCTGGGTCACACCGGAGTAGGCGATGCGCAGTCCGAGCGTGCTCCCCGCGATGAACGCTTCGTAGAGCGCGAGCGTGTTGCTGTCGAACTCGACTTCCAGTTCGCCTTCGTACTCCGGGAACTCCGACCGCTTTGGCTCGCGTTTGAGCGCGGAAGCCCGGACGGCTCGCCGGTCGGTCTTCAGGCCGCGGCTGGCCTTCACCGACCACTTGGACACAGCCACTGGTGCCTCCGGGCTGCCCGGGAGGGTCAGGTACACCGCTCCGCGGGTCCAGTCGTAGGGCACGGACGCCGCCGGATACCGGACGGGCAGCGCCGCCGCCGGATCGCTGGAGTGGGTCACGGTCTGGAAGTCGAACGACGCGTTCAGCGTCAGCGGCGCTTCGAGTTCCTGGGTCAGCTCCCACTCGGTGACGACCGCGCCCAGGTGCCGGTAGGCGACGCTTCCGCCGTCGACCTTGGGGCGGATCATCTGCGCCGTCACCGACGGACTGGCGGGTGTGGTCGCCGTCCGGAATGTCAGTGTGGTTGGTGCGTCTCCGGCGCCGCCGGACACGGTCATCGCGTCCCAGCACGCCCGGAGTAGAGGTCCCGCACCGGAGTCGAGCATGTCCACTTCAAGTTCGCCTTCGCCGCCCATATCGACCACGCGGCGGCGGTCGGCGGCGAGCGTCTGGCGGCCCGCGCGGAATCCTTGAGACTCGATAGGTTCGCGGCTGGCCTTCCAGGAATCGGCCTTGCCTTCGTAACCATCAGTGGTTCCGGCCGCGGATACACCATATGCAGACTCCGCGCCGATCGAGATTGCGGCATCGAGTGCCACGAATTGTCCTCCAACGCCATTCGGCTTTGATGCGATTAATCAGGATCGGCTGGTCGCGCGGATCTTCAGCACGACGTCGCACTGTGCGGCCGGGCGGCCGTCGCCGGTCTCGCCGCTTGCGACCGTCGATCGAATCGGCCGGAGGTCGATCAGACCTGGTATGGACGCGGGGTCTAGGTCGTCGAGCGCTGCGGCTTCCACGAGTGCACGGAGGGCGTACACCACGTGTTCTGCGGCAACCGGGTCGCCGGGAGCTACTGCCACGACGCGCACGTTCAGCTCAGCTTCCACCGACGTCGGCTTGCGACGCCCCGGGACCATGCCAGTGGAGGTCATCTCCGACTCGATGGTGTCGACGAACCAGATTCCGGTGCTGCGTGCGAGCTTGCCCGGGTCGGCCCAGGTCACGTGTGTCTGCGTGCCGCTCGCGCGGGCGGTGAGAGCAGCGAAGAGGGCTTCCTTCGTGGCGAGCACCACCGACACGTCGCACCTCCGGTCAGAATGGGGGACGGGCGCGGTAGCTGTTGAGCACCACGTTCACTTCCGGTAGCGACGTCGGTCGCCACGCGCCCCCGGCCTGGGCCAGGTTTGTCTGGCCGTACTCGGTGGTCACGCTGGTGGCGCGGTCCGGGATCCGGGAGTGCAGGTCCACCAGCCATTGCCGGGCGATGGTGCGGACGGCCCACCGGATTGCGACCGGCGGTGGAGCCTGCGGTGTCCAGGACGTGCCGGTGTACTCCTCGACCCGTTCGACCGCGAACGCCCGTGCGGTGGCAAGGTCGTCGTCCGGGAAGAGAGTCGAGTCCCCCAGGCCGTCCAAGCGCCGGAGTTCGGCAGTGGTGGCGTACAGGTCCACGGAATCACCTCTTCTCGGTTGTGCGGGGCTCGACACCACCCGGCGATGGGTGGTGTCGAGCAGGGGCACGTCAGGCAGCGGCGACGGCAGGGAGGGTCAGCAGCACCGAACCGGTGGTGTTCAGCAGGGCGCCACCGCCGCGGTGGATGAAGCGGAAGCCCACCTGGTCCTCCGAGAACTTCGCGTCAACCGACCGTGCGACGCGAAGCGAACCGACGTAGCGGACGAGGAAGCCGCTCAGGTCGGACAGAACGATCTTGTTCTTGTTCGCGCCGGACAGCGCCGGATCGACCTCGACCGGGCGGGAGAACATCGTCAGGGCGCTTCCGTCCGAAATGGACTTCAGCATGTAGTTGCCGTCAGCGTCCTTGATCTTGCGCAGGCGCGAGACGGTCTCCCGGCCGGTGAGCCACGTCGCCCGGTTCGCCAGCGGAGTGGGGATCGCGTAGAAGGCGTCGGTCACGTGGTCCAGCGCGGCAGACTCGCTGCCCAGGGTGGTCGGCGCGAACCGCAGACTCGGGTGCACGCCCCGGTCGGTCGACAGCAGCGCGGCCATGAAGTCCCGGTTCATCTGGTCGGCGATGTTCGGCCCGGCATCCTCAGCCAGGAAGCCGATCAGGTCGACCGCGTCTTCCTCGATCAGCTCAGTGGGGACCCAGCTCAGGTGTCCGTACTTGGCCACCGCAACCGGTGCCTTGTCGGTCGTCGGGTAGTTCTCCGGGATCTGCGAACCCTCGGTGGGACGGCCGGTGGACGGCGTGGGGTAGACCCGGGGGAACTCGATCGGCTCACCGCTGCGGGTGGTGATGGTGCGCGCCCCGTTGGTGATCACCGAGGAACGCTCCCCGATGACCTCCATGAGCTGGGTGAACAGCGTCTTCTCGGGAGTGGCCTTGCCGACCTGCTTGTTCGTCGCGTCG
It includes:
- a CDS encoding phage tail tube protein, producing the protein MALDAAISIGAESAYGVSAAGTTDGYEGKADSWKASREPIESQGFRAGRQTLAADRRRVVDMGGEGELEVDMLDSGAGPLLRACWDAMTVSGGAGDAPTTLTFRTATTPASPSVTAQMIRPKVDGGSVAYRHLGAVVTEWELTQELEAPLTLNASFDFQTVTHSSDPAAALPVRYPAASVPYDWTRGAVYLTLPGSPEAPVAVSKWSVKASRGLKTDRRAVRASALKREPKRSEFPEYEGELEVEFDSNTLALYEAFIAGSTLGLRIAYSGVTQAADGTVSRLELRANAIQFSGESPEASLDELTTMSLPFVVLHPLTAGTDALTMTYVEPSGDDPTTPGLDLD